The DNA region AGTAATCAATCCATATTTTGGTGACGCAATGCTTAAATGTGGTGGGGTTAAACAAACAATAGAATAAATAAACACAGACAATAATTAAATTTTAAAAAAATGAAGAAAGTAATTTTAAGTGTAGCTGTTATAGCAGCTATCGGATTAACAAGTTGTAAAAACGAAACTAAAAAAGTTGAAGAAGCGACAACAACGGAAGTATCAAAAGAAATCACAATGACAAATTTATCTTTTGGCGTAAGAGGTAACTGTGGTATGTGTAAAAGTACCATTGAAAAAGCAGCCAATAGTGTAGAAGGTGTTATTGCTGCAAGCTGGAATAAAGACAAAAAGAAAATAGATGTATCCTTTAATGGTGATAAAACAGATGCTGTGGCAATTCATAAGGCAATAGCCGCATCTGGTTATGATACCGAAAAAGTGGCAGCTAATAATATGGCTTACAACAATTTACCTGAATGCTGCCAATACGACCACGAAATGAATATGAATCAATCAGATAAAATAAAAAGTAAAGATCATTAATTCCTAAAGAATGTCTTAGATGTTACATTTGTTGTTAAGTATAAATTTTTGGTTTAGTGGAGTTTAAATGTAATGAACAAGACTTAATATGGCATACAGATGTTATCTGTTGTCGTTTAAGTTTTGTTTTAACCGTGGAGTTTTACCAATAGTATTATCCGAAGTTAGATATATAACCCAACTGTAAAAAGATAATATAGAATTTTAGTAAAGCATCTTTTTGATGATTCAGGTAGGGCTTTGAGCAAATAGACTTATTGGTGTCGAATCTATACT from Tamlana crocina includes:
- a CDS encoding heavy-metal-associated domain-containing protein, with the translated sequence MKKVILSVAVIAAIGLTSCKNETKKVEEATTTEVSKEITMTNLSFGVRGNCGMCKSTIEKAANSVEGVIAASWNKDKKKIDVSFNGDKTDAVAIHKAIAASGYDTEKVAANNMAYNNLPECCQYDHEMNMNQSDKIKSKDH